One window of the Gemmatimonadota bacterium genome contains the following:
- a CDS encoding ATPase, T2SS/T4P/T4SS family, with protein sequence MVLDDVLKVALKGGASDIHLKSGLPPMFRVDGALVPLKNGERIMPDEMQKIAVAIMNPVQKARFEEFRECDLAYGIPGLGRFRVNVFQQRGTIGIVFRVIPFGVKTMEQLHLPKVIEKVAMEQRGLVLVTGTTGSGKSTTLASMIDHINAHRTAHIMTIEDPIEFLIRDRRSVVNQREIGVDTQTFANALRAALRQDPDVILVGEMRD encoded by the coding sequence CTGGTGCTGGACGACGTCCTGAAGGTTGCGCTCAAGGGGGGCGCCTCCGACATCCATCTCAAGTCCGGTCTACCGCCCATGTTCCGGGTGGACGGCGCGCTCGTTCCGCTCAAGAACGGCGAGCGCATCATGCCGGACGAGATGCAGAAGATCGCCGTCGCCATCATGAACCCGGTGCAGAAGGCGCGCTTCGAGGAGTTCCGCGAGTGCGACCTGGCCTACGGGATTCCGGGCCTCGGCCGCTTCCGCGTGAACGTCTTCCAGCAGCGCGGCACGATCGGAATCGTGTTCCGCGTGATCCCCTTCGGCGTGAAGACGATGGAGCAGCTCCACCTGCCCAAGGTGATCGAGAAGGTCGCCATGGAGCAGCGCGGGCTCGTGCTCGTGACCGGGACGACGGGCTCCGGCAAGTCGACGACGCTGGCCTCGATGATCGACCACATCAACGCGCACCGCACCGCGCACATCATGACCATCGAGGACCCGATCGAGTTCCTGATCCGCGACCGCCGCTCGGTGGTGAACCAGCGCGAGATCGGAGTCGACACCCAGACCTTCGCGAACGCCCTGCGCGCCGCGTTGCGCCAGGATCCCGACGTGATCCTGGTCGGCGAGATGCGCGAC